Proteins from a genomic interval of Merismopedia glauca CCAP 1448/3:
- a CDS encoding DUF2493 domain-containing protein produces MLKVIVAGSRSFSDFGLLSERLDFYLQHHQAVEIVSGTARGADRLGERYASQRGLSVARFPADWSRFGRSAGYRRNEVMAGYASHAVIFWDGVSSGTAHMVRLAQQHGLVVRVVRF; encoded by the coding sequence TCATTGTAGCTGGCAGTCGTTCTTTCAGCGATTTTGGCTTGTTGTCTGAGCGGCTTGATTTCTACTTGCAGCACCATCAGGCTGTTGAGATAGTCAGTGGCACGGCTAGGGGTGCTGATAGGTTGGGCGAGCGATATGCGAGTCAGCGTGGTTTGTCAGTGGCTCGTTTTCCGGCTGATTGGTCTAGGTTCGGTCGGTCTGCTGGCTATCGGCGCAATGAGGTTATGGCGGGTTATGCCAGTCACGCTGTCATCTTCTGGGATGGTGTCAGTTCCGGCACTGCTCACATGGTTCGGTTGGCTCAGCAGCACGGTTTGGTCGTTCGCGTCGTTCGATTCTAG